The Tachysurus vachellii isolate PV-2020 chromosome 19, HZAU_Pvac_v1, whole genome shotgun sequence genome segment ATGTTACAGTAAATCAGAACAAGCTGCTAAACTGACAATGGTACTATTGAAGCTTATTCTTGACCTCTTGCCTTAGGTCCAGGAACGAGTGTCTCTGGCGAGCGTCTAGACCGTATAGAGGGGGATCTAAGGAGACTTTCACAGGGTTTGGAGACTCTGAATGGCCTGATCTCTGGCATGGAGGAACGCCTCCGTGTCTCTGTCCGTGAGGACACCGCCAAGATGGTGAGCACCCTGCTAGGTGGGGCCCCACATCAGCCAGACTCTACAGTGGGGTTTGGTATCATCCCTGAGGGCTTGCCTGACACGACAGAGGGCAGCGAAAGATTCCCGGTCCTTGGAGAGCTGGTGGGACGGGTGACAGAGGTCAAGGATGAGCTAAGGGCCAAGAGTCATGTGCTAGATGAGATCCATGGCATGGTGATGGGCCATGATGGGCAGCTGAAGAGGCTGATGGAGGTGCCAACTGGGGGTATACAGAATTTAGTGGAGAAGCTGTTGGATGAAAGGCTGTCTGGCATCAGGACAGAGATATTGGATGGATTTGAACGAAGACTCAGTGGCCTGGAAAATCACTGCAATGAAAAGATTGGACAGGTGAGTAATAATAGTAGAGGTTGCATTCAAAGATCTATCACCGtgtcaggaataaaaaaaaatgtaatactgGGGATCCCCAGCAGTGAAGGGACTATTATCCTCAGGGCACCACAGTTTTTATGACAGAGTCAATGTCAGTGGTGATATTGAAAAAAAGTCAGTTGTACAGGGAGTAAAGACTGTATTGCAGATACTGCAATCAGTAATGTATATACATCATGGTGAACTTGGTTAGATTTTTAATTGAGTTTGAAATGTTGTTAAGACCTGACAAACCTTGTTATTCCATTCATTGTAGCAGCTCAGATACTAAATTCTGAAgataatattttacttttaggAGACCCCAAAACCCCAAATCAGTCATCATGTTTGCAACCGAGTAACCCTTTGTTGCTTTCTGCCCTCAGGTTCAAAAGCATTGCCATAAGGAATACCTGAATGGTCAGGAGCAGCTCCAGCAATCTTTGGATGGCCGTGAGACAGGCCTGAGGAAGGAGCTGGGTGATCTTCAGGCTCAGATCCAGGGTCTGACAGTGAGCCCAGGCTGCTGTAGTCAAATTAACGATCTCTCCCAGAGAACTCTGCTTCTGGAAGAGTCTATTAAGGGCCTGACAGAGTCTCAAAGGCAACTCCAGACGACACTGAGTGAACAGACAATCCACTTGGAGACAATGTTGGATACACGATTACTAGATGTCGAGGGCCGGCTAAACACTACAGAGCAGGACAAGGCAGATTTAGGTGTCCTGGATGGAGGAATGGGATCCCTCGATGGATTTAAGACCCTTCTGGAGGACAAACTGAAAAGCTTGGAGGAGCGTGTTTTTGTGGCTGTGGAGGAACTGAGTAACGCAACATCTCCGGCTCTACTGGAAGGCCAGGTGGTGCCAGCATTAGGGACGGAGATTGAGAATATCCGTAGACGTATGGAAGCTGGTTTGGATGGTGTCCAGAAGCAATTAATGGATCTTGAGCTTCTTTGCACTTCCGCATGCACTCCAGCATCCAGTCCTGATGCAGCTCTTATCCAAACAGAGGTGGAAGACTGTAAGGAGATGGAGAAGAAATTAACAGAGcgtctggacacacacacagaaatgttggACCACCTAAATAGTACCTTGCAAGGGCTTTTGTTCCAGATTGCTCAAGAGGATCAAGAGGGCTCAATACAGGGTGAGATTACACTCCTCAAGATTAACGTCAACTCTGTAAACCGCACCCTGAAGGGTTTGAGAGATTCTGTTCACCTTTTCACCAATGAGATGAGTCACGTTAACTCGACATGGCAGGAACGTCAGCAGCGACTGGTCACACAAGTGCATGGCATTGCTGAGCTTGTGGGCCAGCAGGGGCAGCTGCTTGGGGCTGGAGAGCGCAGACTGGTGCAGCTGAAGGGCGAGCTGCAGGGCTTGAGGCGGAGGCTTTCAGGGGAACTGCAGGGCTGTCGGGGCACAGCGCAGAATGCTCAGCATGAGGTCATGGTAGTTGAAGGCCGCGTAGCCAATGTTGAAGGCCAGTGTAGCAGCCTGGGAGAGCTTGCTGATCAGTTGGAGAGGATTCGTGCAGAACTCGAGAGCCATTCAGACAGCTATCTGGCACAGGTCAATGGTACCCTGGCTAGCCACTCCCAGCAGCTTACACAGCTCAAAAATGGACTTCAAGAGTGTGTAAATAAGACGGTCCAGTAGTCACCTGGATACAGAGATCCTTGGAGACCGGATTGCACAAACTGAGATGTTTCTCCTTCTGGTTTTATTAACAGGGCATTGTTTTCTTGCAGTTTTGCTTCTTCTTCTAgacttttctctttgttttttgtctttacacGTCATATTGATTCTAACCAATGTGTTAacttatataaagaaaaaaaacttgactTGGTGTTATATATTGTACAGTTTAGCCCTGCAGTCCCTGAAGCCCTGATTTGTTTTCCCTGCTGTAGCACATATAAGTCAACTGATCTGCTATTCACTAGCGCTTCataagctgaagatgaaaaaaGTGTCTTCATTTTTTTGGGTCTTTAAATTAGGTAAGATATCAGATTTATGAAATGATGTCTGATTTATAAGCTGCTCcactctcatctcatctcatctcatttctttcttattaCTGTGTCAACATTATGGTGCTAAACTTGAGTGTAAAATTATTTGTAGGTAAAATATATGTCTACTTATTACTTATAAACTTATAAGTTTTTTCTATgtgataatttttttatgattaaaaGTTACTGTTGAGAACAAAATGAGAACTAGGTGTGTTTGCAGCATGGCTTGGTGAATCACGTGTACCAGATGAActgtttttacaattttaaccACTAGAGGGCAGAAATACGGCTAATAAAGAGATTCACTTTAGGACTCAaggtttacttttttcttttttttgttttgtggaaGCCAATTTTCagcaggcagaaaaaaaacaatcataatgcattttcctttatttttggcaagaaaaatcaaaactgacataaaaacaataaaaactgttttcagaattttcattcattcattcattttctaccgcttatccgaactacctcgggccacggtgagcctgtgcctatctcaggcgtcatcgggcatcaaggcaggatacaccctggacggagtgccaacccatcacagggcacacacacacacactcattcactcgcgcaatcacacactagggacaattttccagagatgccaatcaacctaccatgcatgtctttggactgggggaggaaaccggagtacccggaggaaacccctgaggcacggggagaacatgcaaactccacacacacaaggtggaggcgggaatcgaaccccgaccctggaggtgtgaggcaaacgtgctaaccactaagccaccgtgccccattgATTTCAGAATTTTgatttatgttaatattttgaCACAATACATCTCACAAAAGCTGGAGATTTTTTAGATAAAGTCAGTTTTTGAGCCAAGAAGTAAGAAATTTTACTTCAAATGAAGCCAAAacttaaataaacttaaattttTCCTACTCAAAAGAAACGTGATGgtgcacgatggcttagtggttagcacgtttgcctcacacctccagggtcgggggtcagggccttgtgtgtgtggagtttgcacgttctccccatgcctcgggggtttcctccgggtactccggtttcctcccccggtccaaagacatgcatggtaggttgattggcatctctggaaaattgtctgtagtgtgtgagtgtgtgagtgaatgagagtgtgtgtgtgtgtgtgtgtgtgtgtgtgtgtgtgtgtgtgtgtgccctgcgatgggttggcactccgtccagggtgtatcctgccttgatgcccgatgacgcctgagataggcacaggctccccgtgacccgaggtagttcggataagcggtagaaaatgaatgaaaaagaaacgTGTCTCTATAatgataatgtttattttatatcactTGTTTGAGAATATTTTAgagtttaatattaatcattattCAGTAGCAGTTTTACAGTATAATGATGATTATACTGTCACAGGTTTTAAAGTACCTGTActtgtgtttttacttttctttcaaACTATATTTAAGTTATAAAGTGAGTATTTTTAGCATCAAACAGCTTCAGATTTGAAAATTGCTAACAAATCTATATTTTACAGATGTGACAGTGAGCCTGAGAGCTaatacacatcactgtaatctATCTGCTGCTGCGTACACTCCAATTGTATTAACTGCTATCTATTAGCAAAGCAGAGTTGTTAGCGGTAGTTTGTTAG includes the following:
- the LOC132862692 gene encoding EMILIN-3 gives rise to the protein MKCALCCLALLTLLLGLSLVDAKGTFYGNPYRFNLYKAGAGPHFNHGKPMTRHKNHCAYIVQKNVTCTMQDGMATYVKADYTTKCIWGQKCPVVMYRTYFKPTYKVGHKTVTELEWRCCPGYSGENCFDGPTPGPDSIMPSFKGSIQGPRPGMKGFPWGYNKIPTPGSGMEKPLFPGGHHDNIPTGHVPSGGPGTSVSGERLDRIEGDLRRLSQGLETLNGLISGMEERLRVSVREDTAKMVSTLLGGAPHQPDSTVGFGIIPEGLPDTTEGSERFPVLGELVGRVTEVKDELRAKSHVLDEIHGMVMGHDGQLKRLMEVPTGGIQNLVEKLLDERLSGIRTEILDGFERRLSGLENHCNEKIGQVQKHCHKEYLNGQEQLQQSLDGRETGLRKELGDLQAQIQGLTVSPGCCSQINDLSQRTLLLEESIKGLTESQRQLQTTLSEQTIHLETMLDTRLLDVEGRLNTTEQDKADLGVLDGGMGSLDGFKTLLEDKLKSLEERVFVAVEELSNATSPALLEGQVVPALGTEIENIRRRMEAGLDGVQKQLMDLELLCTSACTPASSPDAALIQTEVEDCKEMEKKLTERLDTHTEMLDHLNSTLQGLLFQIAQEDQEGSIQGEITLLKINVNSVNRTLKGLRDSVHLFTNEMSHVNSTWQERQQRLVTQVHGIAELVGQQGQLLGAGERRLVQLKGELQGLRRRLSGELQGCRGTAQNAQHEVMVVEGRVANVEGQCSSLGELADQLERIRAELESHSDSYLAQVNGTLASHSQQLTQLKNGLQECVNKTVQ